A portion of the Trachemys scripta elegans isolate TJP31775 chromosome 9, CAS_Tse_1.0, whole genome shotgun sequence genome contains these proteins:
- the LOC117882407 gene encoding odorant receptor 131-2-like: MTDLPNNSLNDTPKRKELEIIKASLYLFDFIFITAVGLFIFKTVQQNSEMKKNVQYFLLCHHLLCCSLFSCFGVAYNTIRALAVESPGIVFWIIFGVQVAIGEGVLITLTLMTLNRCFAVCWPFRYISLVHAVKHKVMICVWITMFKSMCLLLIEGIDKTPEDMSEVIPSCSIVFGGPFARTMGIILILFLGAIIIVSYCLLWREGKHAGHFNSSNNKARKTILIHGLHLSLFLFPPLIKIAVKRSNFILNLTAFVVFSLAQCFSPVVYGLRNKELQTKLFNRQRISLCTGHMINGRDVQQPQLNNSELIDTRCGTPDP; this comes from the coding sequence ATGACGGATTTACCCAATAATTCACTGAATGAtacaccaaaaagaaaagaactagAGATAATAAAGGCATCCCTTTACTTGTTTGATTTCATCTTCATTACTGCAGttggtttgtttatatttaagaCGGTGCAGCAGAActctgaaatgaagaaaaatgttcAATACTTTCTCCTGTGCCATCATCTTCTATGTTGTTCTTTATTCTCCTGTTTTGGTGTTGCATACAATACAATACGAGCACTTGCTGTGGAAAGTCCCGGAATTGTATTCTGGATAATCTTTGGAGTTCAAGTAGCAATTGGAGAAGGAGTACTAATAACTTTGACTTTGATGACACTTAACAGATGCTTTGCTGTTTGCTGGCCTTTTAGATACATATCCTTGGTGCATGCAGTGAAGCACAAAGTCATGATTTGTGTTTGGATAACAATGTTCAAATCTATGTGCTTGTTATTGATAGAAGGCATAGACAAGACTCCAGAAGATATGTCTGAAGTGATACCTTCTTGCTCAATTGTCTTTGGTGGTCCTTTTGCCAGAACAAtgggaattattttaattttatttcttgggGCCATCATCATAGTTAGCTACTGTCTCCTATGGAGAGAAGGAAAACATGCTGGTCATTTCAATAGCTCAAATAACAAAGCCAGAAAAACTATACTTATTCATGGATTGCATTTGAGTTTGTTTCTATTTCCACCTTTGATAAAAATCGCTGTAAAAAgatccaattttattttaaatttaacagcTTTTGTTGTTTTCTCACTTGCCCAGTGCTTTAGTCCTGTGGTTTATGGTCTGCGAAACAAAGAACTGCAAACCAAGCTATTCAACAGGCAAAGAATTAGTTTATGTACTGGCCACATGATAAATGGTAGAGACGTACAGCAGCCTCAGTTGAATAACTCTGAGTTAATTGATACTAGATGCGGCACTCCTGATCCTTAG